The following are encoded together in the Humulus lupulus chromosome 5, drHumLupu1.1, whole genome shotgun sequence genome:
- the LOC133777734 gene encoding disease resistance protein RPM1-like, which yields MAESVVTFLLDNLSVRLQEEFRLLSGVRDDVQYIVDELERIKGFLRVADAMEENDIQLKVWVKQVRDVAYDIEDSLDEFNLRFSHFHGRGFHAPLRKLLRFVKNLRARHRIALEIQVFKSRVEIISEGHHRYDLRSRRLGSSSGGLIRGRLASQGDALLIEEADLVGISEPKGQLIEWLMRNDSGRQVVSVVGMGGLGKTTLVKQVYEDPKVKKRFKVHAWISVSRSFKTKDLLKDVVNQIFRVIRKPVPPEVSTMSNDLLKERVKNLLKQSRYLIVLDDVWQVKAWDSIKLALPTNDMYGSRVMITTRNAEIASASCVETHDWVYNFEPLGEKESWDLFCMKAFHFQGGLCPPHLEETCRLILKKCGGLPLAIVAIGAVLGAKDKTSKDEYTILYDCIGSEIEGNYNLDSMKRVLSLSFNELPYYLKSCFLYLSIFPALQSIETMRLIRLWIAESFVVEKEGKTLEEVAEGYFKELLNRGLVQAAETTNDGRIKSCRVHDILREIAILKSKDQDFADTAKEQGSMWSDKARRLSIFNIPQNVEHKRVSKLRSLLIFPEEDLAAEFSLSALFPRGFRLLKVLDLRGASLEIFPREIVKLIHLRYLSLRNTKVNHIPSSIKKLQNLETLDLKQTYVTELPVEIASLKQLRHLLAYRYEIESYAHFDSKYGVKVPLGIGSLQSLQKLCFIEANQGNGSIMTELGNMKQLRRLGIIKFRERDGIALCSSIEKLTKLRSLSITSEQKENVIDLQQISSAPESLQRLYLAGRFEKLPHWINSLQNLVLLHLKWSRLKEDPLVHLQNLPNLVHLEFLQVYDGDSLHFREGGFPKPKLLGLDKLDRLQSVTMDNGVMPRLEKLVIQRCKLLKNVPTGIEHLTNLKAIEFFDMPDELVMKLRPDGGKDYEKITNVPAVYSSYWIDGAWDVYSIERFSERESSQPGTTAAIAERRHQRSTLWKV from the exons ATGGCGGAAAGCGTGGTGACCTTCCTGCTAGACAACCTCTCTGTTCGACTGCAAGAGGAGTTTCGGCTCCTGAGCGGCGTTCGAGATGATGTACAGTACATTGTCGACGAGTTGGAGAGAATCAAAGGCTTCTTAAGAGTTGCGGACGCCATGGAAGAAAACGATATCCAGCTCAAGGTCTGGGTCAAACAAGTCAGAGACGTCGCTTACGACATTGAAGACTCCCTTGACGAGTTCAACCTTCGTTTTTCTCATTTCCATGGCCGTGGATTCCACGCGCCGCTTCGGAAGCTTCTCCGCTTCGTCAAAAACTTAAGAGCCCGCCATCGAATTGCTTTGGAGATACAAGTATTCAAGTCCAGAGTGGAAATTATCTCGGAAGGTCACCATAGATACGACCTTCGAAGTCGAAGGCTAGGCTCGAGCTCAGGTGGTTTGATCCGGGGACGATTGGCGAGTCAGGGGGATGCGCTTTTGATTGAGGAAGCGGATTTGGTCGGAATCAGTGAGCCCAAAGGACAACTAATTGAGTGGCTCATGAGGAATGATTCCGGACGACAAGTCGTTTCGGTGGTGGGAATGGGAGGGTTGGGGAAGACGACATTGGTGAAGCAAGTTTATGAGGATCCGAAAGTGAAGAAACGCTTCAAGGTTCATGCTTGGATATCTGTTTCTCGGTCGTTCAAGACCAAAGATCTCTTGAAAGATGTCGTCAACCAAATCTTCAGGGTTATCAGAAAACCAGTTCCACCAGAAGTGTCCACCATGAGCAATGATCTTCTAAAGGAGAGAGTAAAAAACTTGCTTAAACAGAGTAGATATTTGATTGTTCTTGATGATGTTTGGCAGGTAAAAGCTTGGGATTCGATCAAACTGGCTTTACCCACAAACGACATGTATGGTAGCAGAGTTATGATCACCACTCGCAATGCTGAGATAGCTTCTGCGAGCTGTGTTGAAACCCATGATTGGGTTTACAATTTTGAGCCTTTAGGGGAGAAAGAATCTTGGGACTTGTTTTGTATGAAAGCCTTTCACTTTCAGGGTGGTTTATGCCCTCCTCATTTGGAGGAAACTTGTCGATTGATATTGAAAAAGTGTGGAGGATTGCCTCTTGCAATTGTGGCAATTGGAGCTGTTTTGGGTGCCAAAGACAAGACGAGTAAAGATGAATATACCATTCTATATGATTGTATTGGTTCTGAGATTGAAGGGAATTACAATCTTGATAGCATGAAAAGAGTCCTTTCTCTTAGTTTTAATGA ATTGCCATACTACTTGAAATCTTGTTTCTTGTACTTGAGCATCTTTCCTGCTTTGCAAAGCATCGAAACTATGAGATTGATTCGGCTATGGATAGCTGAAAGTTTTGTGGttgagaaagaaggaaaaactctTGAAGAAGTTGCTGAGGGTTATTTTAAGGAGCTTTTGAATAGAGGGCTAGTTCAAGCGGCTGAGACAACCAATGATGGAAGGATCAAATCATGTCGGGTACATGATATTCTAAGGGAGATTGCCATTTTGAAGTCCAAGGATCAAGATTTTGCTGATACAGCGAAAGAGCAAGGTTCCATGTGGTCAGACAAAGCTAGGCGCTTATCGATCTTTAACATACCGCAGAATGTAGAGCACAAAAGAGTATCCAAACTTCGTTCATTGCTTATATTCCCAGAAGAAGATTTGGCTGCTGAATTTTCATTATCAGCATTGTTTCCTAGAGGTTTTAGGCTGCTCAAGGTATTAGACTTGCGAGGTGCATCATTGGAGATTTTTCCAAGAGAAATAGTTAAGCTAATTCATTTGAGGTATTTAAGCTTGAGGAATACCAAGGTGAATCATATTCCTAGCTCTATTAAGAAGCTTCAAAATTTAGAGACACTGGACCTTAAACAAACTTATGTCACTGAGCTTCCTGTGGAGATTGCGAGTCTCAAGCAACTCCGGCATCTCCTGGCATATCGATATGAAATTGAGTCTTATGCACATTTTGACTCCAAGTATGGTGTTAAGGTCCCTTTAGGAATAGGAAGCCTTCAGTCACTTCAGAAGCTCTGTTTTATAGAGGCAAATCAAGGGAATGGTTCTATAATGACAGAGCTGGGAAATATGAAGCAGCTGAGAAGGTTAGGGATCATAAAATTCAGAGAAAGAGATGGTATTGCTTTGTGTTCTTCAATCGAAAAGCTCACGAAACTTCGCTCTTTGTCTATCACTTCTGAACAAAAGGAGAATGTGATTGATCTTCAACAAATTTCTTCTGCACCTGAATCTCTACAAAGGCTGTACTTGGCTGGGCGTTTCGAAAAGTTACCTCACTGGATAAACTCTCTTCAAAATCTAGTATTACTACATTTAAAATGGAGTAGGTTAAAGGAAGATCCTCTGGTACATCTTCAGAATTTGCCTAATCTGGTTCATCTTGAGTTTCTTCAGGTTTATGATGGAGATAGCCTGCATTTCAGAGAAGGAGGCTTCCCAAAGCCCAAGCTATTAGGTCTTGACAAATTAGATAGACTTCAATCTGTGACAATGGATAATGGGGTCATGCCAAGACTTGAGAAGTTGGTCATACAACGCTGCAAACTCTTGAAGAATGTCCCAACTGGAATTGAACACTTGACTAACTTAAAGGCAATCGAGTTTTTCGACATGCCTGATGAGTTAGTCATGAAACTTCGTCCAGATGGTGGAAAAGATTACGAGAAGATTACTAATGTACCAGCAGTTTACTCTTCTTATTGGATAGATGGTGCTTGGGATGTATATTCTATTGAGAGGTTCAGTGAAAGAGAGAGTTCTCAGCCAGGTACTACTGCTGCTATAGCAGAGAGGAGACACCAGAGGAGTACTCTATGGAAAGTGTAA